In one window of Pseudomonas chlororaphis subsp. chlororaphis DNA:
- the mlaE gene encoding lipid asymmetry maintenance ABC transporter permease subunit MlaE, whose amino-acid sequence MRKVSLLERIRLFGHSGIDVLAVLGRSSLMLFHVLFGRGSIGGGFGLLVKQLHSVGVMSLVIIVVSGIFIGMVLALQGFNILSSYGSEQAVGQMVALTLLRELGPVVTALLFAGRAGSALTAEIGNMKATEQLSSLEMIGVDPLKYIIAPRLWAGFISLPLLAIIFSVVGIWGGSWVAVDWLGVYEGSYWSNMQNSVTFSDDVLNGIIKSIVFAFVVTWIAVFQGYDCEPTSEGISRATTKTVVYASLAVLGLDFILTALMFGDF is encoded by the coding sequence ATGCGCAAAGTATCTTTATTGGAGCGAATTCGTCTGTTCGGCCACTCGGGCATCGACGTTCTCGCGGTGCTCGGGCGTTCGAGCCTGATGCTGTTTCATGTGTTGTTCGGCCGCGGCAGTATCGGCGGCGGCTTCGGCCTGCTGGTCAAGCAGTTGCATTCGGTGGGCGTGATGTCCCTGGTGATCATTGTGGTCTCCGGGATATTCATCGGCATGGTACTGGCGCTGCAGGGCTTCAATATCCTGTCCAGCTACGGTTCGGAGCAAGCGGTGGGGCAGATGGTGGCCCTGACCTTGTTGCGTGAGTTGGGGCCGGTGGTCACGGCATTGCTCTTCGCCGGCCGGGCCGGTTCGGCGCTGACCGCGGAAATCGGCAACATGAAAGCCACCGAGCAGCTCTCCAGCCTGGAGATGATCGGTGTCGACCCGCTCAAATACATTATTGCGCCACGGCTGTGGGCCGGTTTCATTTCCCTGCCGTTGCTGGCGATCATTTTCAGCGTGGTGGGCATCTGGGGCGGTTCGTGGGTGGCCGTCGACTGGCTGGGAGTCTATGAAGGTTCCTACTGGTCGAACATGCAAAACAGCGTGACGTTCAGCGATGACGTGCTCAATGGCATCATCAAGAGCATCGTTTTCGCCTTTGTCGTGACCTGGATCGCCGTATTCCAAGGCTATGACTGCGAGCCCACTTCAGAGGGGATCAGTCGTGCCACTACCAAGACCGTTGTGTACGCCTCGTTGGCTGTACTCGGCCTGGACTTTATTCTGACCGCCTTGATGTTTGGAGATTTCTGA
- a CDS encoding RNA polymerase factor sigma-54 — protein MKPSLVLRMGQQLTMTPQLQQAIRLLQLSTLDLQQEIQEALESNPMLERQEEGDDFDNTDPLADNAEQKPNTDIQEPSYQETAPTVDNLEDGEWNERIPNDLPVDTAWEDVYQTSASSLPSNDDDEWDFTTRTSAGESLQSHLLWQLNLAPMSDTDRLIAVTLIDCINNQGYLDETLEEILEAFDPELDIELDEIEAVLHRIQQFEPAGIGARNLGECLLLQLRQLPAKTPWLTEAKRLVSDFIDLLGSRDYSQLMRRMKLKEDELRQVIELVQSLNPRPGSQIESTEAEYVVPDVIVRKDNERWLVELNQESVPRLRVNPQYAGFVRRADTSADNTFMRNQLQEARWFIKSLQSRNETLMKVATQIVEHQRGFLEYGDEAMKPLVLHDIAEAVGMHESTISRVTTQKFMHTPRGIYELKYFFSSHVSTSEGGECSSTAIRAIIKKLVAAENQKKPLSDSKIAGLLEAQGIQVARRTVAKYRESLGIAPSSERKRLM, from the coding sequence ATGAAACCATCGCTAGTCCTCAGAATGGGCCAGCAGCTGACGATGACACCGCAGCTGCAACAGGCCATCCGCCTGCTCCAATTGTCGACCCTGGACCTGCAACAGGAAATCCAGGAGGCCCTGGAGTCCAACCCGATGCTCGAGCGCCAGGAAGAAGGCGACGACTTCGATAACACCGATCCGCTGGCCGACAACGCCGAGCAGAAACCCAATACCGATATCCAGGAACCCTCCTACCAGGAAACCGCCCCGACGGTGGACAACCTCGAGGACGGCGAATGGAACGAACGCATTCCCAACGACCTGCCGGTCGACACCGCCTGGGAAGACGTCTACCAGACCAGCGCCAGCAGCCTGCCCAGCAACGATGACGACGAGTGGGATTTCACCACCCGCACCTCGGCCGGCGAAAGCCTGCAGAGCCATCTGCTCTGGCAGTTGAACCTGGCGCCCATGTCCGACACCGATCGCCTGATCGCCGTGACCCTGATCGACTGCATCAACAATCAGGGCTATCTGGACGAAACCCTCGAGGAAATTCTCGAAGCCTTCGATCCGGAACTGGACATCGAACTCGACGAAATCGAGGCTGTCCTGCATCGTATCCAGCAATTCGAGCCCGCCGGCATCGGTGCCCGCAACCTGGGTGAATGCCTGCTGCTGCAACTGCGCCAGCTGCCTGCCAAGACCCCTTGGCTGACTGAAGCCAAGCGCCTGGTCAGCGACTTCATCGACCTGCTCGGCAGCCGCGACTACAGCCAGCTGATGCGGCGCATGAAGCTCAAGGAAGACGAACTGCGCCAAGTCATCGAACTGGTACAGAGCCTCAACCCACGGCCGGGCTCGCAAATCGAGTCCACCGAAGCCGAATACGTGGTCCCCGACGTCATAGTGCGCAAGGACAACGAACGCTGGCTGGTGGAGCTGAACCAGGAGTCCGTGCCGCGCCTGCGCGTCAACCCACAGTACGCCGGCTTCGTGCGGCGCGCCGACACCAGCGCCGACAACACCTTCATGCGCAACCAGCTGCAGGAAGCCCGCTGGTTTATCAAGAGCCTGCAGAGCCGTAACGAAACCCTGATGAAAGTCGCCACCCAGATCGTCGAGCATCAGCGCGGCTTCCTCGAGTACGGCGATGAGGCGATGAAACCGTTGGTCCTGCATGACATCGCCGAAGCAGTCGGCATGCACGAGTCGACGATTTCACGGGTGACCACGCAAAAATTCATGCATACCCCACGGGGCATTTATGAACTGAAATACTTTTTCTCCAGCCACGTAAGTACCTCCGAAGGCGGTGAATGCTCGTCCACGGCGATCCGCGCGATCATCAAAAAACTGGTCGCCGCGGAAAATCAGAAAAAGCCGTTGAGTGACAGCAAGATCGCTGGTTTACTGGAGGCACAAGGCATTCAGGTAGCCCGTCGTACCGTCGCCAAGTACCGTGAATCCCTGGGGATCGCGCCTTCCAGCGAACGGAAGCGGTTGATGTAG
- a CDS encoding HPr family phosphocarrier protein has product MPALEIEIINKLGLHARASAKFVGVAGQFPCQIRAGRTPESMVDGKSIMAMMMLAAGKGTRIHLKTEGEQEQEALEALVALINNFFDEGE; this is encoded by the coding sequence ATGCCTGCTCTGGAAATTGAAATCATCAACAAACTGGGCCTGCATGCCCGTGCCTCAGCAAAGTTCGTCGGCGTGGCCGGTCAGTTTCCTTGCCAGATCCGCGCAGGGAGAACGCCGGAATCGATGGTCGACGGCAAAAGCATCATGGCAATGATGATGCTGGCCGCCGGCAAGGGCACCAGGATTCATCTGAAGACCGAAGGCGAACAGGAGCAGGAGGCGCTGGAAGCGCTGGTGGCACTGATCAACAACTTCTTCGACGAAGGCGAGTAA
- the hpf gene encoding ribosome hibernation-promoting factor, HPF/YfiA family, translating to MQVNISGHQLEVTEPLRAYIGEKLDRLERHFDKITNVQVTLAVEKLKQKIEATLHIHGGEVVANAEHDDMYAAIDLLTDKLDRQLKKHKEKQLHLLQGTGR from the coding sequence ATGCAAGTCAACATCAGTGGACACCAACTGGAAGTGACCGAACCTCTGCGCGCTTACATCGGCGAAAAACTCGACCGACTTGAGCGGCACTTTGACAAGATTACCAATGTGCAGGTAACGCTGGCCGTCGAAAAACTGAAGCAGAAAATCGAGGCCACGCTGCACATCCATGGTGGGGAAGTCGTCGCCAATGCAGAACATGACGACATGTATGCCGCAATCGACTTGCTCACGGACAAGCTTGACCGCCAACTGAAAAAGCATAAGGAAAAGCAACTCCACCTTCTCCAAGGCACGGGTCGCTAA
- a CDS encoding ZIP family metal transporter, which translates to MGTETLTISSGRMFRYAFGSLLLLAGTALLVAQGLSWLDLEPRLLRALQGGAVCALGTALGAVPVLVIRKMPLALSDTLLGFGAGVMLAATAFSLIVPGIAAAEKLGLSPWASSGLISFGIMLGALGLFLVDRKVSGGNPEKLVGTLEHPVIPPRIWLFVFAIIAHNIPEGMAVGVSAGGGMPEADSLAMGIALQDVPEGLVIALVLAGAGMSRGKAFLIGAASGLVEPVFALLCAWLVSLAEMLLPLGLALAAGAMLLVVTHEVIPESRRNGHEKLASLGLCVGFCLMMVMDTALA; encoded by the coding sequence ATGGGCACTGAAACACTGACGATCAGCAGCGGGCGGATGTTTCGTTACGCATTCGGTTCGCTGTTGCTGTTGGCGGGTACTGCATTGCTGGTTGCCCAGGGCTTGTCCTGGCTGGATCTGGAGCCGCGCTTGTTGCGTGCATTGCAGGGTGGGGCAGTCTGTGCCCTGGGAACCGCGCTGGGGGCAGTGCCAGTGTTGGTCATTCGCAAGATGCCGCTGGCGCTGAGTGACACCCTGTTGGGATTCGGCGCCGGGGTGATGCTGGCGGCTACGGCCTTTTCGTTGATCGTGCCCGGGATCGCCGCGGCGGAAAAGCTCGGACTGTCGCCCTGGGCGTCGAGTGGTCTGATCAGCTTCGGCATCATGCTCGGTGCCTTGGGGTTGTTTCTGGTGGACCGCAAAGTCTCGGGGGGCAACCCGGAGAAACTGGTGGGCACCCTTGAGCATCCGGTCATCCCGCCGCGAATCTGGCTGTTTGTGTTTGCCATCATCGCCCACAACATTCCCGAAGGAATGGCCGTAGGTGTTTCCGCGGGTGGAGGCATGCCGGAGGCGGACAGCCTGGCCATGGGCATCGCCTTGCAGGATGTGCCGGAAGGGCTGGTGATTGCTTTGGTGCTGGCTGGCGCCGGCATGTCCAGGGGCAAGGCATTCCTGATCGGCGCCGCTTCAGGCCTGGTGGAGCCGGTGTTCGCGTTGCTTTGTGCGTGGCTGGTGAGCCTGGCCGAGATGCTATTGCCGCTCGGGTTGGCGTTGGCGGCGGGGGCGATGCTGCTGGTGGTGACCCACGAAGTGATTCCCGAATCACGACGCAACGGTCATGAGAAGCTGGCCAGCCTGGGCTTGTGTGTCGGCTTTTGCCTGATGATGGTCATGGATACGGCGCTCGCTTGA
- the lptC gene encoding LPS export ABC transporter periplasmic protein LptC: MLSKKIRNILIFGIITVLFLAVGYWNISPERFLDKPVAQVDESAIDYYAINARSVQYLPDGKLQYEMTSDKVEHLKATEVTLLTKPDLQMYRGTTFPWHVQSERGEVNPDGTEVELIDSVRVSRTDEKNRNLLITTTRMTVFPQKQYAQTDQDVRIDGAGGVTTGKGMKAYLKDGRMNLLSNVRGQYEAR, translated from the coding sequence ATGCTGAGCAAAAAGATTCGCAACATACTGATCTTCGGCATCATCACCGTGCTGTTCCTGGCGGTGGGGTACTGGAACATCAGCCCGGAACGCTTCCTCGACAAGCCGGTCGCGCAGGTCGACGAAAGCGCCATTGACTACTACGCCATCAACGCCCGTAGCGTGCAGTACCTCCCCGACGGCAAACTGCAGTACGAAATGACTTCCGACAAGGTCGAGCACCTCAAGGCCACCGAGGTGACCCTGCTGACCAAGCCGGACCTGCAGATGTATCGCGGCACCACCTTCCCATGGCATGTCCAGAGCGAGCGCGGCGAAGTCAACCCGGACGGCACCGAGGTCGAGTTGATCGATTCGGTACGGGTTTCGCGCACCGACGAGAAAAATCGCAACCTGCTGATCACCACGACCCGCATGACAGTATTCCCGCAGAAGCAATATGCGCAGACCGATCAAGACGTTAGAATCGACGGCGCCGGCGGCGTGACGACTGGCAAGGGAATGAAAGCGTATTTGAAAGACGGCAGGATGAACCTGCTATCGAACGTAAGAGGACAGTATGAGGCTCGTTAA
- the rapZ gene encoding RNase adapter RapZ has translation MRLIIVSGRSGSGKSTALDVLEDNGYYCIDNLPAGLLPELAERALIHTELTQPLVAVSIDARNLPSHLSRFPELLEEVRSRHIQCDVVYLDADEETLLKRFSETRRRHPLSSNNRSLAEAIQDESHLLGPIADLADLKVNTTNLNLYQLRDTIKLRLLNQPEPGTAFLVESFGFKRGMPVDADLVFDVRCLPNPYWKPELRAQSGLDQPVAEYLAAQPDVEEMFQDISSYLLKWLPRFAASNRAYVTIAIGCTGGHHRSVYLTERLGQVLQKSLKNVQVRHRDLS, from the coding sequence ATGCGCTTGATCATCGTCAGCGGCCGGTCCGGCTCAGGTAAAAGCACCGCCCTCGATGTACTCGAGGACAATGGTTATTACTGCATCGACAACCTGCCGGCCGGGCTGTTGCCCGAACTGGCCGAGCGGGCGCTGATCCATACCGAACTGACACAGCCACTGGTCGCCGTGTCGATCGACGCCCGCAACCTGCCAAGCCACCTGTCGCGCTTTCCCGAACTGCTCGAGGAAGTCCGCAGCCGGCATATCCAGTGCGATGTGGTGTACCTGGACGCTGACGAAGAAACCCTGCTCAAGCGCTTTTCCGAAACCCGCCGCCGCCACCCCTTGAGCAGCAACAATCGCTCGCTGGCCGAGGCGATCCAGGACGAAAGCCACCTGCTGGGACCGATCGCCGACCTGGCCGATCTCAAGGTCAACACCACCAACCTGAACCTGTATCAACTGCGCGATACCATCAAGTTGCGCCTGTTGAACCAACCGGAGCCGGGCACCGCCTTTCTGGTGGAGTCTTTCGGATTCAAGCGTGGCATGCCGGTCGATGCCGACCTGGTGTTCGATGTGCGCTGCCTGCCCAACCCGTACTGGAAACCCGAGTTGCGCGCCCAGTCCGGGCTCGACCAGCCGGTTGCCGAATACCTGGCCGCCCAGCCGGACGTCGAGGAAATGTTCCAGGACATCTCCAGCTACCTGCTGAAATGGTTGCCCCGTTTCGCCGCCAGCAACCGCGCCTACGTCACTATTGCCATTGGCTGCACGGGCGGCCACCATCGCTCGGTCTACCTGACCGAACGCTTGGGCCAAGTCCTGCAAAAGTCCCTGAAGAACGTCCAGGTTCGCCACCGCGACCTTAGCTGA
- the lptA gene encoding lipopolysaccharide transport periplasmic protein LptA: MRLVKTLPILLGLGAALGSVSAWALPNDSQQPIRIQADDAQLDDKNGVATYRGDVIITQGSMKVTGNTVTITRTQTGDIDVVTSVGNLAYFEQIQTQGDTKPVQGYGVTIQYHAAQNRVVLIDRAKVVDKDGNITQGEKIVYDTNKKLASAGRATGSKVTESRPRIDMVIQPKKKTDEQKAQ, translated from the coding sequence ATGAGGCTCGTTAAAACCCTCCCTATTTTGCTCGGTCTGGGCGCAGCACTGGGAAGCGTGAGCGCCTGGGCTCTGCCGAACGATAGCCAGCAACCGATCCGCATCCAGGCCGACGACGCTCAACTGGACGACAAGAATGGCGTAGCCACCTACAGAGGCGACGTGATCATCACCCAGGGCTCGATGAAGGTCACCGGCAATACCGTGACCATCACCCGCACCCAGACCGGTGATATCGACGTGGTGACCTCGGTGGGCAACCTGGCCTACTTCGAGCAGATTCAAACCCAGGGCGACACCAAGCCGGTCCAGGGCTACGGTGTGACCATCCAGTACCACGCCGCGCAGAACCGCGTCGTACTGATCGACCGCGCCAAAGTCGTCGACAAGGACGGCAACATCACCCAGGGTGAGAAAATCGTCTACGACACCAACAAGAAGCTGGCCAGCGCCGGTCGCGCCACCGGCAGCAAGGTCACCGAGTCGCGCCCACGGATCGACATGGTCATCCAGCCGAAAAAGAAAACTGACGAGCAAAAGGCCCAGTAA
- a CDS encoding superoxide dismutase: MSFTLPALPYAYDALEPHIDAQTMEIHYTKHHQTYINNLNAAVEGTEWADWSVEKLVAGVQQLPEKLRAAVINQGGGHANHSLFWAVMAPSGGGKPNGALGQAIDEQLGGFESFKEAFTKAALTRFGSGWAWLSVTPQKTLVVESSGNQDSPLMNGNTPILGLDVWEHAYYLRYQNRRPEYINAFYNVINWPEVAQRYQAALV; the protein is encoded by the coding sequence ATGTCCTTTACCTTGCCTGCATTGCCCTACGCCTACGACGCCCTGGAACCGCACATCGATGCGCAGACCATGGAAATTCACTACACCAAGCATCACCAGACCTACATCAACAACCTCAACGCGGCCGTGGAAGGCACCGAATGGGCCGACTGGTCGGTGGAAAAACTGGTGGCCGGGGTCCAGCAATTGCCGGAGAAGCTGCGTGCAGCGGTGATCAACCAGGGCGGTGGTCACGCCAACCATTCGTTGTTCTGGGCGGTGATGGCGCCGAGCGGCGGAGGCAAGCCGAACGGTGCGCTGGGCCAGGCGATCGACGAGCAGCTGGGCGGTTTCGAGAGTTTCAAGGAGGCCTTCACCAAGGCCGCGCTCACGCGTTTCGGCAGCGGTTGGGCCTGGCTCAGCGTGACCCCGCAAAAGACCCTGGTCGTCGAGAGCAGCGGCAACCAGGACAGCCCATTGATGAACGGCAATACCCCGATTCTCGGTCTGGACGTGTGGGAGCACGCCTATTACCTGCGTTACCAGAACCGGCGGCCGGAATACATCAATGCGTTCTACAACGTGATCAATTGGCCTGAAGTAGCCCAGCGCTATCAGGCCGCACTGGTTTGA
- the ptsN gene encoding PTS IIA-like nitrogen regulatory protein PtsN translates to MIRLESILTPGRSLVNVPGGSKKRALEQIANLISREVPDLEMQDVFESLIAREKLGSTGFGNGIAIPHCRLKGCESPISALMHLDAPIDFDAIDGAPVDLLFVLLVPEAATDAHLELLRQIASMLDRKEVRDKLRSATSNEALYKVVLDEQNGQ, encoded by the coding sequence ATGATCCGACTTGAAAGCATCCTGACCCCCGGCCGTTCCCTGGTGAACGTGCCGGGCGGCAGTAAAAAACGCGCCCTCGAACAAATTGCCAACCTGATCAGCCGCGAAGTGCCCGATCTGGAGATGCAAGATGTCTTCGAAAGCCTGATTGCCCGTGAAAAGCTGGGCTCTACCGGTTTTGGCAACGGCATTGCCATCCCACACTGCCGCCTCAAAGGCTGTGAGTCGCCCATCAGTGCCCTGATGCACCTGGACGCTCCCATCGATTTCGACGCCATCGACGGCGCACCGGTCGACCTGCTGTTCGTACTGCTGGTCCCGGAAGCCGCCACCGATGCGCACCTGGAACTGCTCCGGCAGATTGCCAGCATGCTGGACCGCAAAGAAGTGCGCGACAAGCTGCGCAGCGCCACCAGCAACGAAGCCTTGTACAAGGTTGTCCTGGACGAACAGAACGGTCAGTAA
- a CDS encoding KpsF/GutQ family sugar-phosphate isomerase, with protein sequence MSQSSDLIQSAQRTIRLEIEAVQGLLPHIDADFVRACEMILASKGRVVVVGMGKSGHIGNKIAATLASTGTTAFFVHPAEASHGDMGMITRDDVILALSNSGSTNEIVTLLPLIKRLGIQLISITGNPDSPLAKAAEVNLNVQVEQEACPLNLAPTSSTTAALVMGDALAVALLEARGFTAEDFAFSHPGGALGRRLLLKVENVMHAGEQLPQVQRGTLLKDALMEMTRKGLGMTVIVEADGRLAGVFTDGDLRRTLDRTIDIHHTTIDEVMTVHGKTARAEMLAAEALKIMEDNRINALVVVDKDDRPIGAFNLSDLLRAGVM encoded by the coding sequence ATGAGCCAATCCAGCGACCTGATTCAATCGGCACAACGCACCATCCGCCTCGAGATAGAAGCCGTACAAGGCTTGCTGCCACATATCGACGCAGATTTCGTACGCGCTTGCGAGATGATTCTGGCCAGCAAAGGCCGCGTAGTAGTGGTCGGCATGGGCAAGTCCGGGCACATCGGCAACAAGATCGCCGCCACCCTGGCCAGCACTGGCACCACCGCGTTTTTTGTCCATCCGGCCGAAGCCAGCCATGGTGACATGGGCATGATTACCCGGGACGACGTGATCCTGGCCCTATCCAACTCTGGCTCGACCAATGAAATCGTGACCCTGTTGCCGCTGATCAAGCGCCTGGGTATCCAGTTGATCAGCATCACCGGCAACCCTGATTCGCCACTGGCCAAGGCCGCCGAGGTCAACCTCAACGTCCAGGTCGAGCAAGAGGCCTGCCCGCTGAACCTGGCTCCGACCTCCTCGACCACCGCCGCCCTGGTCATGGGCGACGCCCTGGCCGTGGCGCTGCTGGAAGCCCGCGGCTTTACCGCCGAAGACTTCGCCTTCTCCCATCCGGGCGGCGCGCTGGGCCGGCGCCTGCTGCTGAAAGTCGAGAACGTCATGCATGCCGGCGAGCAACTGCCGCAGGTCCAGCGTGGCACGCTGCTCAAGGACGCCTTGATGGAAATGACCCGCAAGGGCCTGGGCATGACCGTCATTGTCGAGGCCGACGGGCGTCTGGCGGGGGTCTTCACCGATGGCGACCTGCGCCGCACCCTGGACCGCACCATCGACATCCACCACACCACTATCGATGAAGTCATGACCGTTCACGGCAAGACCGCCCGCGCCGAAATGCTCGCGGCCGAAGCCCTGAAGATCATGGAGGACAATCGAATCAACGCACTGGTCGTGGTGGACAAGGACGATCGCCCGATCGGCGCCTTCAACCTGTCCGACCTGCTGCGCGCGGGAGTCATGTAA
- the lptB gene encoding LPS export ABC transporter ATP-binding protein: MATLKAQHLAKSYKSRQVVRDVSLSIDSGQIVGLLGPNGAGKTTCFYMIVGLVQADQGRILIDDLDVSHQPMHGRARAGIGYLPQEASIFRKLSVADNIMAILETRKELDKAGRRQELESLLQEFHINHIRDNLGMSLSGGERRRVEIARALATAPKFILLDEPFAGVDPISVGDIKQIIHHLKAKGIGVLITDHNVRETLDICETAYIVNDGQLIAEGDAETILANELVKEVYLGHEFRL, encoded by the coding sequence ATGGCAACTCTGAAAGCTCAGCACCTGGCCAAGAGCTACAAGAGCCGCCAGGTCGTGCGTGACGTCAGCCTGTCCATCGACAGCGGCCAGATCGTCGGCCTGCTCGGCCCCAACGGCGCCGGCAAGACCACCTGCTTCTACATGATCGTCGGCCTGGTCCAGGCCGATCAGGGTCGCATCCTGATCGACGACCTAGATGTCAGCCACCAGCCAATGCACGGCCGCGCCCGCGCCGGGATCGGCTACCTGCCGCAGGAAGCCTCGATCTTCCGCAAGCTTTCGGTGGCCGACAACATCATGGCCATCCTCGAGACCCGCAAGGAGCTCGACAAGGCCGGCCGTCGCCAGGAGCTGGAAAGCCTGCTGCAGGAGTTCCACATCAACCACATTCGCGACAACCTGGGCATGAGCCTTTCCGGCGGTGAACGTCGCCGCGTGGAAATCGCTCGCGCCCTGGCCACCGCCCCCAAGTTCATCCTGCTCGACGAACCTTTCGCCGGCGTGGACCCGATCTCGGTAGGCGACATCAAGCAGATCATTCATCACCTGAAGGCCAAGGGTATCGGCGTGCTCATCACCGACCACAACGTCCGTGAAACCCTGGATATCTGCGAAACCGCCTACATCGTCAACGACGGTCAACTGATCGCCGAAGGCGACGCCGAAACCATCCTCGCCAACGAGCTGGTCAAGGAAGTTTACCTGGGCCATGAGTTCCGCCTGTAA
- a CDS encoding KdsC family phosphatase yields the protein MSTDLLQRGKNIKLAVFDVDGVLTDGRLYFLEDGSEFKTFNTLDGQGIKMLMATGVQTAIISGRKTPVVERRAKNLGIPHLFQGREDKLVVLDGLLAQLGLSYEQVAYLGDDLPDLPVIRRVGLGMAVANAASFVREHAHGVTQARGGEGAAREFCELILRAQGSLEAAHAAYL from the coding sequence ATGAGCACGGATCTGCTGCAACGCGGCAAGAACATCAAGCTGGCGGTATTCGACGTCGACGGCGTACTGACCGACGGTCGCCTGTACTTCCTCGAAGACGGCAGCGAATTCAAGACCTTCAACACCCTCGACGGCCAGGGCATCAAGATGCTGATGGCCACCGGCGTGCAGACGGCGATCATCAGCGGCCGCAAGACGCCGGTGGTCGAGCGTCGGGCGAAAAACCTGGGGATTCCCCACCTGTTTCAGGGTCGCGAAGACAAACTGGTGGTGCTGGACGGGCTTCTTGCCCAACTGGGCCTAAGCTATGAGCAGGTCGCCTACCTGGGCGACGACCTACCCGATCTGCCGGTGATCCGCAGGGTCGGCCTGGGCATGGCTGTCGCCAATGCCGCCAGTTTTGTCCGAGAACACGCCCATGGCGTCACCCAGGCCCGTGGCGGCGAAGGCGCCGCCCGCGAGTTCTGCGAGTTGATCCTGCGCGCCCAAGGCAGCCTTGAAGCGGCCCACGCCGCCTACTTATAG
- a CDS encoding ATP-binding cassette domain-containing protein → MSADNAYAVELKGLSFKRGARSIFNNVDIRIPRGKVTGIMGPSGCGKTTLLRLMGAQLRPSSGEVWVNGQNLPKLSRGDLFDARKQMGVLFQSGALFTDLDVFENVAFPLRVHTQLPDEMIRDIVLLKLQAVGLRGAIDLMPDELSGGMKRRVALARAIALDPQILMYDEPFVGQDPIAMGVLVRLIRLLNDALGITSIVVSHDLAETASIADYIYVVGDGQVLGQGTPDELMDSDNPRIRQFMKGDPDGPVPFHFPAPDYRADLLGKR, encoded by the coding sequence ATGAGTGCCGATAACGCCTACGCGGTCGAGCTGAAGGGACTGTCCTTCAAGCGCGGTGCGCGCAGCATCTTCAATAATGTCGATATCCGTATTCCGCGGGGCAAGGTCACCGGCATCATGGGGCCTTCCGGTTGCGGCAAGACCACGCTCCTGCGGTTGATGGGCGCGCAATTGCGTCCCAGCAGCGGTGAAGTCTGGGTCAACGGCCAGAACCTGCCCAAATTGTCGCGCGGCGATCTGTTCGACGCCCGCAAGCAGATGGGCGTGCTGTTCCAGAGCGGCGCGCTGTTCACCGATCTCGATGTGTTCGAGAACGTCGCCTTTCCGCTGCGCGTTCATACCCAGCTGCCGGATGAAATGATCCGCGATATCGTCCTGCTCAAGTTGCAGGCGGTCGGGTTGCGCGGTGCCATCGACTTGATGCCCGACGAGCTGTCCGGTGGTATGAAACGTCGTGTGGCCCTGGCCCGGGCCATCGCCCTGGACCCGCAGATCCTCATGTACGACGAGCCGTTCGTAGGCCAGGACCCCATTGCCATGGGCGTGCTGGTGCGCCTGATCCGTCTGCTCAACGACGCGCTGGGTATCACCAGCATCGTGGTTTCCCACGACCTGGCGGAAACCGCGAGCATCGCCGACTACATCTATGTGGTGGGCGATGGCCAGGTGCTGGGGCAGGGCACGCCCGACGAGCTGATGGATTCCGATAACCCGCGGATCCGCCAGTTCATGAAAGGCGACCCCGACGGTCCGGTACCCTTTCACTTTCCAGCGCCGGACTACCGCGCAGATCTTCTGGGGAAGCGCTGA